The following proteins come from a genomic window of Heyndrickxia acidicola:
- the selD gene encoding selenide, water dikinase SelD, with the protein MTQENNIKLTSFTSKGGCGCKIGPADLSEVIRTLPPSQPDPNLLVGLDTSDDAGVYRLSDELALVQTVDFFTPIVDDPYSFGQVAAANAISDIYAMGGKPLTALNIVAFPISVLDKKILADIMRGAGDKLREAGATLVGGHSIDDQEPKFGLAVTGLVHPDKVRANAGAKPGDKLILTKPIGVGITTTSIKRGLVSQEEIDRVTRVMATLNKTAAEIMEAYNVHACTDVTGFGLLGHASEMAKGSQAGLRIIKDQVPVLDRVRELAEAGAVPGGTKNNFAHLEGSVTYPETMDQIDRWILCDAVTSGGLLIAVAGEEAESLLAELIKADVEAGLIGEVTAENPGHISVL; encoded by the coding sequence ATGACACAGGAAAATAATATTAAATTAACTTCATTCACCTCAAAAGGGGGATGTGGATGCAAAATAGGCCCAGCTGATTTATCAGAAGTCATTCGCACGCTGCCTCCTTCCCAGCCTGATCCCAATTTATTGGTTGGACTTGATACAAGTGATGATGCAGGGGTATACCGTTTAAGTGATGAGTTAGCGCTTGTTCAAACAGTTGACTTTTTTACACCGATTGTCGATGATCCATATTCATTTGGCCAGGTAGCAGCTGCAAACGCCATTAGCGATATCTATGCAATGGGGGGAAAACCGCTTACAGCTTTAAATATTGTGGCATTTCCGATATCTGTATTAGATAAGAAAATATTGGCCGATATTATGCGCGGAGCCGGTGATAAATTAAGAGAAGCCGGGGCAACACTTGTTGGCGGCCATTCTATTGATGATCAGGAACCAAAGTTTGGTTTAGCTGTTACTGGACTTGTACATCCTGATAAAGTAAGGGCGAATGCAGGAGCGAAGCCTGGAGATAAATTGATTCTGACAAAACCGATCGGGGTAGGGATTACGACCACTTCCATTAAAAGAGGCTTAGTTAGCCAGGAAGAAATTGACCGGGTTACAAGGGTAATGGCAACCTTGAATAAAACAGCTGCCGAAATAATGGAAGCCTACAACGTGCATGCATGTACGGACGTAACAGGCTTTGGCCTTTTAGGACATGCTTCTGAAATGGCAAAAGGCAGCCAGGCAGGACTTCGGATTATAAAAGATCAAGTTCCGGTTTTAGATCGTGTTAGAGAGCTTGCGGAGGCAGGCGCTGTTCCAGGCGGGACGAAAAATAATTTTGCCCATTTAGAAGGATCTGTGACATATCCAGAAACGATGGACCAAATTGATCGTTGGATTTTATGTGATGCAGTTACTTCTGGAGGCCTTTTAATCGCTGTTGCCGGAGAAGAAGCAGAATCCCTTCTGGCTGAACTGATAAAGGCTGACGTTGAAGCTGGTTTAATTGGCGAAGTAACAGCTGAGAACCCAGGGCATATATCCGTTTTATAA
- a CDS encoding permease, which translates to MSQVNPSVTPGPSHNRKTVFFAVLFLVIAVAGLMYVKWWPYYHKMLAAASTHSIGASILGDADTSSSPSWANTWKYAEAYFLAIWKAAILGVVLGSLIQVLLPSQWLLRVLGKTSFGSTAIAGLAAVPGMMCTCCAAPMAVGLRKKNASVGSSLAFWLGNPTINPATLIFMTFVLSWKFTLIRLVFGLVLTFGVSYLANRFAKNTEPVNIDKLIKNKETEAQDSFIVRWGKSIGSMILYLVPAYFLSVLIVSAARVWLFPHISAGASNNIWMIVFFAIAGMIFVIPTAAEIPIIQTFITFGLGTGPAAALLLTLPSISLPSLIMVGRSFPKRVLFFVVVSVVVLGILSGLVGMFIL; encoded by the coding sequence ATGTCACAAGTAAATCCATCTGTCACGCCTGGACCTTCACATAACCGGAAAACGGTATTTTTTGCGGTTTTATTTTTGGTTATTGCAGTGGCAGGTTTGATGTATGTAAAATGGTGGCCTTATTACCATAAGATGCTGGCTGCAGCCAGTACGCATTCAATTGGAGCTTCTATTTTAGGAGACGCCGATACTTCTTCTTCACCCTCCTGGGCAAATACATGGAAATATGCAGAAGCCTATTTTCTCGCAATCTGGAAAGCTGCAATTCTGGGAGTTGTACTAGGCTCTCTCATCCAGGTGCTATTGCCTTCTCAATGGCTTTTAAGAGTCCTAGGTAAAACATCCTTTGGCAGTACAGCTATTGCTGGACTCGCTGCGGTACCAGGGATGATGTGCACCTGCTGCGCTGCACCAATGGCAGTTGGTTTACGCAAAAAGAATGCTTCTGTTGGCTCAAGCCTTGCGTTTTGGCTGGGCAATCCAACTATTAATCCTGCAACCCTTATTTTCATGACATTTGTTCTTTCATGGAAATTCACCCTGATCCGTTTAGTGTTTGGATTGGTTTTAACCTTTGGTGTAAGCTATCTTGCAAATCGTTTTGCTAAGAATACTGAACCGGTCAATATAGACAAGCTAATCAAGAATAAGGAAACCGAAGCTCAAGATTCATTTATAGTTCGCTGGGGAAAAAGCATTGGCAGCATGATTCTTTATTTGGTCCCTGCTTATTTCCTCTCCGTTCTTATTGTCAGTGCGGCACGTGTTTGGTTATTCCCTCACATAAGTGCTGGAGCGTCCAATAACATTTGGATGATCGTATTTTTTGCGATTGCCGGGATGATTTTTGTGATTCCGACAGCAGCTGAGATTCCAATTATTCAAACGTTCATTACCTTCGGGCTTGGTACAGGACCAGCAGCAGCTCTTTTACTCACACTTCCATCCATCAGCCTTCCATCACTGATTATGGTTGGAAGATCTTTTCCAAAACGTGTACTCTTTTTTGTTGTTGTGTCGGTTGTAGTATTGGGAATATTAAGCGGACTTGTCGGGATGTTCATCCTTTAA
- a CDS encoding Fur-regulated basic protein FbpA produces MANYLRAEVERLKNHYIAKLLDYGVYKLEDQQLYNLTLTDLEEIYLKETKGKSS; encoded by the coding sequence ATGGCAAATTATCTGAGGGCAGAAGTTGAAAGATTGAAAAACCACTATATTGCTAAACTGCTTGACTACGGAGTATATAAATTGGAGGACCAGCAATTATACAACTTGACACTAACCGATTTAGAGGAAATTTATTTAAAAGAAACGAAAGGGAAATCCAGTTAG
- a CDS encoding MerR family transcriptional regulator has translation MNKKVISIGTVCELTGLSERQIRYYEERKLIFPERMNGGIRKYSFLDVEILIDIANKREEGVQTAEIKKEMNKKNKYDAAARDQAIKGQLNAYFHKRS, from the coding sequence ATGAATAAGAAAGTAATTTCAATTGGAACAGTTTGCGAACTGACCGGACTAAGCGAAAGGCAAATTCGTTATTATGAGGAAAGGAAGCTGATCTTTCCTGAAAGAATGAACGGGGGCATTAGGAAATATTCCTTTTTGGATGTAGAAATACTGATTGATATTGCTAATAAACGTGAGGAAGGCGTGCAAACAGCTGAGATAAAAAAAGAAATGAACAAGAAAAATAAATACGACGCCGCAGCAAGAGACCAGGCAATCAAAGGGCAGCTAAATGCGTATTTCCATAAAAGAAGCTAA
- a CDS encoding thiol-disulfide oxidoreductase DCC family protein: MSGIVLFDGECNLCSSSVQFIIKRDVEGYFRFASLQGKNGGKLLKEYGVKEDMQSVVLIEEGKAYTQSLAALRICRHLKGYWKLLWFLRVIPSPIRNFFYRLVAKNRYKWFGKSESCMLPQPHLREKFLD, translated from the coding sequence ATGTCAGGAATTGTTCTGTTCGATGGAGAATGTAATCTCTGCAGCAGCAGTGTACAATTTATTATAAAAAGAGATGTAGAAGGATATTTTCGTTTTGCTTCTCTTCAAGGGAAAAATGGTGGAAAACTGCTTAAAGAGTACGGAGTAAAGGAAGATATGCAAAGTGTTGTACTTATTGAAGAAGGAAAAGCTTATACCCAATCTTTAGCTGCATTGAGGATTTGCAGACATTTAAAGGGATATTGGAAGCTTTTATGGTTTCTTCGAGTGATTCCTTCCCCGATCAGAAATTTTTTCTACAGGCTTGTGGCTAAAAACCGCTATAAATGGTTTGGTAAATCTGAAAGCTGCATGCTTCCGCAGCCTCATCTAAGGGAAAAATTTTTGGACTGA
- the uvsE gene encoding UV DNA damage repair endonuclease UvsE, protein MKLGYACINLTLPTKFKTCRLKTVETEGICKVKDLTLHNLSEVLRAVKWNADHGILMYRISSDIIPFASHEITNDWIWWEDTDVLRLAKEIKEVKHQYHMRFSCHPGQYTLLNSPREEVVLRSLEDLMYHNLLMDLLEGQDMILHVGGAYGDKVQAKERFIQAYNQLPTGIKDKLRLENDHTIFTISDVVEISSKCGVPICFDIHHSNCNPPIEPVESFIPSIIRSWDGYGRPKTHISSGRNSKTDPAHHDYILEEDFEAYCNILKGYEVDMMFEAKKKEQAVLRMMNWIQKTNKETEFHIEGL, encoded by the coding sequence ATGAAACTTGGTTACGCCTGCATAAACCTGACTCTTCCTACTAAATTTAAAACATGCCGGCTTAAAACAGTGGAAACAGAGGGGATCTGTAAAGTGAAGGATTTGACACTGCATAATCTTTCCGAGGTCCTTCGTGCTGTCAAATGGAATGCAGACCACGGCATTTTAATGTACAGGATATCAAGCGATATAATCCCTTTTGCCTCCCATGAAATCACTAATGATTGGATATGGTGGGAGGACACGGATGTTCTCAGATTAGCAAAAGAAATTAAAGAAGTGAAGCATCAATATCATATGAGGTTTAGCTGTCATCCCGGTCAATATACACTCCTCAACTCTCCAAGAGAAGAGGTTGTGCTCCGCTCCTTGGAAGATCTAATGTACCATAACCTGCTGATGGACCTACTTGAAGGACAAGATATGATCCTGCATGTCGGCGGTGCATATGGTGACAAAGTACAAGCCAAAGAACGATTTATACAAGCATACAACCAGCTGCCCACTGGAATAAAGGACAAATTGCGCCTTGAGAATGATCATACTATTTTTACTATTTCCGATGTTGTGGAGATTTCAAGCAAATGCGGTGTCCCTATTTGTTTTGATATCCACCATAGTAATTGTAATCCCCCGATAGAGCCTGTAGAGAGCTTTATTCCATCCATTATTCGATCATGGGACGGATATGGCCGCCCCAAAACCCATATTAGCTCAGGACGAAATAGCAAAACAGATCCAGCTCACCACGATTACATATTAGAAGAAGATTTTGAAGCCTATTGCAATATATTAAAAGGATACGAAGTAGATATGATGTTTGAAGCAAAGAAAAAAGAACAGGCTGTATTGCGAATGATGAATTGGATTCAGAAAACAAATAAAGAAACAGAATTTCATATTGAAGGCCTATAA
- a CDS encoding class I SAM-dependent methyltransferase has translation MSIKKDVQDQFGKNAESYVSSLIHKKGKDLAKMIEIANLQGNERAVDIATGGGHTANAFAPFVQKVTAVDLTSEMLTAAEKFIKQNGNLNVDFLQGDAENLPLEKESFEIVTCRIAPHHFPHVDKFVSEVYRILVFGGQFLLDDNVAPERKEFDEFYNTVEKIRDYSHFRAWKKTEWIQMLEQEGFVIEETYRFEKTFMFQEWCDRMRLQESVKAELNEIMAKAADPIKKKFSIQIENGDVKSFKGEAVLLKAIKS, from the coding sequence ATGAGCATAAAGAAAGATGTTCAAGATCAATTTGGAAAAAATGCAGAGTCATACGTCAGCAGTCTAATTCATAAAAAAGGTAAGGATCTTGCCAAAATGATTGAGATTGCTAATCTGCAGGGAAATGAACGCGCAGTGGATATTGCGACTGGCGGTGGCCATACTGCCAATGCTTTTGCTCCCTTCGTACAAAAGGTGACAGCTGTAGATTTAACGTCTGAAATGCTGACGGCTGCTGAAAAATTCATAAAACAAAATGGAAATCTCAATGTGGACTTCCTGCAGGGTGATGCCGAAAATCTTCCTTTGGAAAAGGAAAGCTTTGAAATTGTAACATGCAGAATTGCTCCTCATCATTTTCCTCATGTGGATAAATTTGTGTCAGAAGTTTATCGAATACTAGTATTTGGAGGACAGTTTTTACTAGATGACAATGTGGCGCCTGAAAGGAAGGAATTCGACGAATTTTACAATACAGTAGAAAAAATAAGAGATTACAGTCATTTTAGAGCATGGAAGAAAACCGAATGGATACAAATGCTCGAGCAAGAGGGTTTCGTTATAGAGGAAACATATCGTTTTGAAAAAACATTTATGTTTCAAGAATGGTGTGACAGGATGAGATTGCAAGAATCGGTAAAAGCCGAGCTAAACGAAATAATGGCAAAAGCAGCAGACCCAATAAAGAAGAAATTTTCTATTCAAATAGAAAATGGGGATGTAAAGTCATTTAAGGGTGAAGCCGTGCTTTTAAAAGCAATAAAGTCATAA
- a CDS encoding branched-chain amino acid aminotransferase: MSVEKLQITLSEFKKAKPDVDHLEFGTQFTDHMFVMDYSSETGWHDARIVPYQPITLDPACMVFHYGQTVFEGLKAYLTADGEVLLFRPEKNMARLNQSNERLCIPPVNEEFVIYALKRLIQIDREWIPAKEEMSLYIRPFVISTEPYLGVAPSKHFKLIIIMSPVGSYYKSGVNPVKILVENDYVRAVAGGTGTAKTGGNYAASLKAQEVAAAKGYSQVLWLDGIEKNYIEEVGSMNIFFIIDGEAVTPALNGSILEGVTRNSVIQLLKHWDIPVSERRISIKEIFELHEEGKVTEAFGTGTAAVISPVGELNWKDKTIVLNGGKTGEISQKLYTTITGIQKGSLPDVLEWTQKADEGLLVK, translated from the coding sequence TTGTCAGTAGAAAAGTTACAAATAACCTTAAGCGAATTTAAAAAGGCTAAACCTGATGTTGATCATTTGGAGTTTGGAACTCAATTTACAGACCATATGTTTGTGATGGACTATTCATCAGAAACGGGCTGGCATGATGCAAGAATTGTTCCATATCAGCCGATTACCCTTGACCCTGCGTGCATGGTGTTTCATTATGGACAGACGGTTTTTGAAGGGCTAAAAGCATATTTAACCGCTGATGGTGAAGTTTTGTTATTCAGGCCTGAAAAAAATATGGCGCGCTTAAATCAATCAAATGAGCGTTTATGTATTCCTCCTGTTAATGAAGAGTTTGTCATTTATGCTCTTAAACGCTTAATCCAAATTGATCGGGAATGGATTCCTGCTAAAGAAGAAATGTCTCTTTATATTCGTCCATTTGTTATATCTACTGAGCCATACCTTGGTGTGGCACCATCAAAGCATTTTAAGTTGATTATTATCATGTCTCCGGTAGGTTCGTATTACAAATCTGGAGTAAATCCCGTTAAAATATTGGTTGAAAACGATTATGTACGTGCAGTTGCGGGAGGAACAGGTACAGCAAAAACAGGCGGAAATTACGCAGCTAGTTTAAAAGCGCAAGAAGTTGCAGCAGCAAAGGGCTATTCGCAGGTTCTTTGGTTAGACGGAATCGAAAAGAATTACATTGAAGAAGTAGGCAGCATGAATATCTTTTTTATCATTGACGGTGAAGCCGTTACTCCAGCCCTTAATGGAAGCATTCTTGAAGGAGTTACAAGAAACTCTGTCATTCAGCTGCTAAAACATTGGGACATTCCAGTTTCTGAAAGGCGTATTTCCATAAAAGAAATTTTCGAGCTGCATGAGGAGGGAAAGGTGACTGAAGCATTCGGAACAGGAACGGCAGCCGTTATTTCTCCAGTAGGAGAGCTGAACTGGAAAGATAAAACGATTGTTCTGAACGGTGGCAAAACAGGAGAAATTTCTCAAAAGCTATATACGACCATAACAGGCATCCAAAAAGGTTCATTGCCGGACGTACTCGAATGGACTCAAAAGGCAGATGAAGGGCTTTTGGTTAAATAA
- a CDS encoding DUF3900 domain-containing protein, which yields MEFRVDFISFYVIQVEGKEEQADKSFKHFQTLDTEEYEESALKEFLDGELTKIVKRKVERHPKSEQVPTKLGRFIVEPGHPLDSNPNYNQFNRARACLDKEQFKQASEEFLRIYLDTSAVRGGAFIVARATPRKYFNDSFVFIMKCDFEPKVASISDESTLIRNVEMAITTKNMKSILYPHMPEEGMTEEGELKIHQASHARYFEDFLKFVEYGESMPEIMKAQVKTMVEDHFHEVFEKESPERQAFEEEMEIWEASPKREIKERLSTEQVVEAAAQIVENTPEAQLQLKMGETSINTLLANFGDTIHLGKINGRYVLLVEADSVQFEKGFSPIEFHKPDDLHSIIEKIRIKSY from the coding sequence ATGGAATTTCGTGTTGACTTTATATCATTTTATGTAATTCAGGTTGAAGGCAAAGAAGAACAAGCTGACAAAAGCTTCAAACATTTTCAGACTTTAGATACAGAAGAGTATGAGGAAAGCGCGTTAAAAGAGTTCTTAGATGGAGAGCTGACAAAGATTGTTAAAAGGAAGGTTGAGCGCCATCCTAAGTCAGAGCAGGTTCCAACCAAGCTTGGAAGGTTTATTGTAGAGCCGGGCCACCCGCTGGATTCGAACCCTAACTATAATCAATTCAACCGTGCAAGGGCTTGTCTGGATAAAGAGCAATTCAAACAAGCAAGTGAAGAGTTTCTGCGTATTTATCTTGATACCAGTGCTGTAAGGGGCGGAGCCTTTATAGTAGCAAGAGCCACACCGAGAAAATATTTCAACGATTCCTTTGTGTTTATTATGAAATGTGACTTCGAACCAAAGGTTGCTTCCATTTCAGATGAATCAACCTTAATACGAAATGTAGAAATGGCCATTACAACTAAAAATATGAAGTCGATTTTATACCCTCACATGCCTGAGGAGGGAATGACGGAAGAAGGTGAATTAAAAATCCATCAGGCATCCCATGCCCGTTATTTCGAGGATTTTTTAAAATTTGTGGAATACGGTGAATCAATGCCTGAAATCATGAAGGCACAGGTTAAAACGATGGTAGAAGACCATTTTCACGAAGTATTTGAAAAAGAAAGCCCAGAACGGCAAGCATTTGAAGAAGAAATGGAAATATGGGAAGCAAGCCCGAAACGAGAAATTAAAGAACGACTCTCAACCGAACAGGTCGTGGAAGCTGCAGCTCAAATCGTCGAAAACACTCCTGAAGCCCAGCTTCAATTGAAAATGGGGGAAACGAGTATAAATACCCTGCTTGCAAACTTCGGAGATACGATTCATTTAGGTAAAATTAATGGCCGCTATGTCCTGCTGGTTGAAGCCGACTCTGTACAATTCGAAAAAGGCTTCTCCCCTATTGAATTTCATAAGCCCGATGATTTGCATAGCATCATAGAAAAAATTCGGATTAAATCTTATTAG
- a CDS encoding DUF805 domain-containing protein, with translation MQWYLKVLNNYAGFEGRARRKEYWMFVLFNFIFELIVRIVDAILHTHSLLPFLYGLAVLIPSLAVSARRLHDTGKSGWVQLINLIPVIGTIIFIVFMCQDSQDRPNKYGPVPKEFYNE, from the coding sequence ATGCAATGGTATTTAAAAGTATTAAATAATTACGCCGGTTTTGAGGGGAGGGCAAGGAGGAAAGAATACTGGATGTTTGTTCTTTTTAATTTTATTTTCGAACTGATAGTTAGGATAGTAGATGCTATTTTGCACACTCATTCTCTTCTCCCATTTCTTTATGGTTTGGCAGTTTTAATACCAAGCTTAGCTGTCAGTGCAAGAAGGCTGCATGATACGGGGAAAAGCGGATGGGTGCAATTAATCAATCTCATCCCTGTAATCGGTACAATTATCTTTATCGTGTTTATGTGCCAGGACAGCCAAGACAGACCAAACAAATACGGCCCTGTCCCAAAAGAATTTTATAATGAATAA
- the cdaS gene encoding sporulation-specific diadenylate cyclase CdaS: MDNNCDFSPMKERLEKDIQYLIGLLQSNLSVLENEGHCVLGGLENVKEYLIGIEAMASSFYLNCYLSSFTDTYKDLSTSVQQLSSHRHGALIVVERSDSLDPFIHKGTTIDAMVTHQLLETIFYPGNPLHDGAVLIRGNKVASAGNVLPLTSKKLQDESLGTRHRAALGISEKSDALTLVVSEETGKISFTLNGTLHPINTELPIVF; this comes from the coding sequence ATGGACAACAATTGCGACTTCTCACCAATGAAGGAACGTTTAGAAAAGGATATTCAATACTTAATCGGTTTATTACAATCGAATTTAAGCGTCCTCGAAAACGAAGGACATTGTGTGTTAGGCGGTCTGGAAAATGTTAAAGAGTACCTTATCGGAATCGAAGCAATGGCTTCCTCCTTTTATTTAAATTGTTATCTATCCTCTTTTACGGATACCTATAAGGATTTATCTACTTCAGTTCAACAGCTGTCAAGTCATAGGCATGGCGCTCTAATCGTTGTGGAGCGCAGTGACTCACTTGATCCATTTATTCATAAAGGTACCACCATAGATGCTATGGTCACACATCAACTTTTAGAAACTATATTCTATCCAGGAAACCCCCTGCATGACGGAGCTGTATTAATACGCGGAAACAAAGTAGCCTCTGCGGGAAACGTTCTTCCCTTGACATCTAAAAAATTGCAGGACGAAAGCCTTGGAACACGCCACCGTGCGGCTTTAGGTATATCCGAAAAAAGTGATGCACTAACATTGGTAGTCTCAGAAGAAACCGGAAAGATTTCATTTACTTTAAATGGAACCCTTCATCCTATTAACACGGAGCTGCCAATTGTTTTCTAG
- a CDS encoding cold-shock protein, protein MTQGTVKWFNSEKGFGFIEVEGGSDVFVHFSAIQGEGFKTLEEGQKVSFDIEEGARGPQAANVTKEA, encoded by the coding sequence ATGACACAAGGTACAGTAAAATGGTTCAACAGCGAAAAAGGTTTCGGTTTCATTGAAGTAGAAGGCGGCAGCGATGTATTCGTTCACTTCTCAGCGATTCAAGGCGAAGGTTTCAAAACACTTGAAGAAGGCCAAAAAGTATCTTTTGACATCGAAGAAGGCGCTCGTGGACCACAAGCTGCTAACGTTACAAAAGAAGCTTAA
- a CDS encoding MFS transporter, with translation MAVWKRNLWVLWVGAFFTSASYSMVIPFLPLFLIQIHVHQHIEMWSGVLFSAAFLAGAIAAPFWGSMSDRYGRKPMIIRAGLALFVIYTLTAFVTNPYELLALRISQGLLTGFIPGTIALVGTNTPNDKVGYALAMISTATAAGGVIGPLIGGGIAELAGNRVAFASGGLLVLISTLMVIFWVKEENFTPSKEKGSVMNDLKQAASNRMFIMIMFLTIVTTCSLMTIEPVLPLYIVKLGGSASNTSLLAGIVFSLPGIASVICGPYWGKLADKVGFNKVLVIGLLGGGIGTLAQTIFGDIWGFSIVRFIFGVFFCGVFPAINGLVVKTTSQDFRGRAFSLNQTANQLGGMIGPMIGGAVGGLFSIRMVFVVTGLLLFAALFLVLNSSGKKKQEITSPSIHV, from the coding sequence TTGGCCGTCTGGAAACGAAATTTATGGGTTTTATGGGTTGGAGCGTTTTTTACCTCTGCCAGCTATTCAATGGTTATCCCTTTCCTTCCGTTGTTTTTAATACAAATTCATGTTCATCAGCATATTGAGATGTGGTCAGGTGTACTTTTTAGTGCAGCCTTTTTAGCGGGAGCCATCGCTGCCCCTTTTTGGGGAAGCATGTCGGACCGATACGGCAGAAAGCCAATGATAATTAGGGCAGGACTCGCCTTATTTGTTATCTACACACTTACTGCCTTTGTTACCAATCCGTATGAATTGCTCGCACTAAGGATTTCTCAGGGACTTCTTACTGGATTTATACCGGGTACTATTGCACTGGTAGGAACCAACACGCCAAATGATAAAGTCGGTTATGCTTTAGCCATGATTTCTACAGCTACAGCTGCAGGTGGAGTCATTGGGCCGCTGATAGGGGGAGGAATAGCCGAACTAGCAGGCAACCGGGTCGCTTTTGCAAGCGGAGGGCTGCTCGTACTTATTTCAACACTAATGGTTATTTTCTGGGTGAAAGAGGAAAATTTCACCCCATCTAAAGAAAAAGGATCGGTTATGAATGATTTAAAACAAGCTGCTTCTAACCGGATGTTTATCATGATTATGTTTTTAACGATTGTCACAACGTGTTCTTTGATGACAATCGAACCTGTTCTTCCGCTTTATATTGTAAAATTAGGAGGTTCTGCTTCTAACACCTCTTTGCTTGCAGGTATTGTTTTTTCACTTCCTGGAATTGCAAGTGTTATTTGCGGTCCGTATTGGGGCAAACTTGCTGACAAAGTAGGATTTAATAAAGTGCTGGTCATCGGATTGCTCGGCGGAGGAATTGGGACGCTTGCACAAACGATCTTTGGAGATATATGGGGCTTTTCAATTGTCCGGTTTATCTTTGGGGTATTCTTCTGCGGTGTATTTCCTGCCATCAATGGGCTTGTTGTGAAAACGACTTCTCAAGACTTCCGGGGACGCGCATTCAGCTTAAACCAGACAGCTAATCAACTGGGAGGAATGATTGGCCCTATGATTGGCGGTGCGGTTGGGGGGCTATTTTCAATTCGAATGGTGTTTGTCGTAACAGGCTTGCTGTTGTTTGCAGCACTTTTTCTGGTTCTAAACTCTTCTGGCAAAAAGAAACAGGAAATAACTTCGCCCTCCATACATGTATAA